The DNA sequence GTCGTCCGCACCCTTGAAGACGGCGCCGGCGAGCGGCGTCTGCCCCCTGTCGTTGGCACGGTCGACGTCCGCGCCGCGCTCCACGAGGACGCGCACCGCGGACGCGTGACCGTGGTACGCGGCGAGCATGACGAGCGAGTCGCCGCTGTCGTTGGTCAGGTTCACGGGGACGCCCGCATCGATGTACGCGGCGAGGGTGTCGGTGTCACCGGCGCGCGCCAGATCGAAGATCTTGCCCGCCAGCTCCACGACCTCGGGGTCGAGGGCTTCGCCCATGGTGGTGCCCGCCTTTCGCGATGCGCGTGGCCGGGCCCCGGCGCGTGCGGGGGCCCGGATGGTTCCCGGCTGCTCAGCCGTGCAGCCGTACGAGTGAATCGACAGGGTACTGCCCGTCACGGCACATGACCGACCGCATCGGCGGCAAAGATCACTGCGGGCGCGGCCGACCGCCCGCCCCTCACCCCGGACAGCTCGGCGACCCGCCGCCGTTCAGGGGAAATTTCAGGAATTTCCCCCATTTGCACCCCATCTCGTATGGATACATGCTGTGAGCCTGGAAGTACTGATGGTGACTGTCCCCCTCAATCAGG is a window from the Streptomyces spectabilis genome containing:
- a CDS encoding ankyrin repeat domain-containing protein, with the translated sequence MGEALDPEVVELAGKIFDLARAGDTDTLAAYIDAGVPVNLTNDSGDSLVMLAAYHGHASAVRVLVERGADVDRANDRGQTPLAGAVFKGADDVVRALVDGGADPAAGTPSAIDTARMFDKGELLTLFGAA